The stretch of DNA AAAGCCTTGTAGCTATACAGTTGCCTCTGTATAAAAGCATTTCCTTCAAAcgcataattttattaaaataattcacaTTGATTGAAGAAAACAGATGGCCTATGTAATGCTTCTCACTATGAATTCagattgtaatttgtaactGTATCTTTCTACTTGCAGAGAGGAGGCAAACGAGTTGTGTCAAACACTAGAGAATAACGAGGACAAGTCACGTACTGCTTCAGAGATGGCTGATGTGCTCTATCATGCCATGGTCCTGTTGGCACTGAAAGATGTCAGAGTAGAAGATGTTTTGCAGGTTTTGCGGAAGAGATTTTCCCAGTCTGGTGTGGAAGAAAAGAGAAGTCGTGCGACCAAGAACTCGGTGGAAAATTGAATGTTCTTTGTCAAGTGAAGTCTATATTTCAATCAACATATTTAGCTTCTGGTGTCATAGTTGGATGTACAAAACGTGTTACTGTGTGACTGCGGCTGAGTTGTGGTAACTAAATAGCAAACTGCAAGTCTGTAATatcctttgtttttatttcatagTCCTCTTAGTCATCATTTTCCTAACTTAGATTGTTGAAACTTGTTTCCTCCTgttatgttgttaatttattgattttagttttgactcttatttgatttaaaactttcatcGGAAGAATTAAATTAATACCATTTTAAGTGTTATGTGATTTTTGCTGAATAAGCATTGAATAATAATGTATTAAGAAATAGAGTTACATTTTTATTGCCATgagaatataattattaaatgccAAAAGGCAAATTACAATGGCCAAGCATGCCACCTAATGCTTATGATTCAACAATACTTTCACTGAAATTATTCCCTGATAAATTAGGAAGAGGTGAGCAGATTATGGGAGTGGAACAGGATGAGGAGAAAGTGGAGGTATAGTTGTACTTGTGCAGTTGGTCATGCACAATGTATTAGCTCCCTCACATTTCGTGGCACAAGCTAAGAAATTCTCAACCTTTCTAATGTAGCAGCCAACCACACAAGAAAGAATATCATCCCCACATTTACCAAGGCACTGCCCCAGATTGCTTTTCTGGCTAACCTCTTGAGCAGTTCCTGATGAAATCAGCACAAGCATCCCAAGAATTTGGATCACATGCTTGCTTTGTAGACTCATTGTTAAACCTAGCTTGCTTTTCTTGGTTGATTTCACAGGTTACTCCTAGCTAGCTGTTTGTCAAGGAAAAATACCGAAGCTATCTACATTTATATACTTGTTACGGAGAAAGTGGTGGTCATCTTCACGATTGAAACAAGTGTCATACATTTTGCGTGATATAGTAGTTTAGTAGTTAAACTGGGAATGCTTTTAACATACTTGAAATAAGTTATTTCTAagttataaaaacatttttcatgAATACAATTGcatgattaaatattttagattcaCTTGAGACAAAATCACTATCTATCAACATTAATTTTGTACACATTTTCTAAATATTTCAAAGGTTTTGAATACTAGTATGAGTTGACGTTTGTCTTTACGCATTTATCAAAACTCAATTTGCAGTCTTAAAACAACTTCAACATTCTATCtaattacaaataatttaagTCGGGTCTAAAGTGCTAcagtaatttaaaataattcattcatttttttagagGTGCAATTCTAAAAAAACACATGATGCGAGTCTCAcgattcaaaatatttttaaggacAAGTtgctttaataaataattatcattcTAGCTTTCTACTATATCAATCTTCTCCAAAGATGAAACTCGTTAATGACactctttaaattttaaaaaaagactCTTTAAGAATTATTACTAGAGATGATCTTAAAAAGCACAATCTAAAACAATTTTGTGTTTGTGTGGGACTCATATTCATAAATTGGTAATTTTATTCTATCCAATATTACATCCCTATGTGTGCATACTAATGGACAAGAGCAATCAATGTGAAAAGGGTTGAAAATTAAAACTACTAAATTTAAGGACTAAACTGCAATAATTTTACTGGCTGTGTATCCTGCACATGTACCTGCACCATCCATTATGATTTTGTGCAGCAAAGACACGTCTATTATATCAACCCCACAAATCAATGTAATAATAatctattcaattttttttttaaatacaatttttttcattttttattcttgaGACGATATTTCTAATTTCTTGTAGAATCAAAACCTCTCCAAAACCTTCAATTTTCATTCATATCACTCTTTGTTATCCTCTCAAAAAGATTCAAACTTTCCAATAAAAACCTGAATCCAAACACACCCATTCAATAATGGCTTCTCTCTTCCCATCTCCACGACACATTTCTTCCACAACACCCTTCATCCCCAAACTCACCTCTTTCCCAAAATCAAACAACCTCTTCATCCTCAACTACCCCTTTCACCACAAAAAACTACTATTTCCACCCCTCTTTTCCCCCATTGCAGTCTACACTCAAGGACTCTACACCCCTTCTTCACCCTCCAAAAAAACAGACAAAATTGATCCTGAAAACGACCCAATTTCGATTCTCAACGAACGAATTCGTCGTGAATATGGCAAAAGGGAAGTTTCAAGGACTGTAATGGACACTGAGGAAGCTGATAAGTACATACAAATGGTGAAGGAACAACAGCAGAGAGGGCTTCAGAAGCTTAAAGGTGATAGAGAGGGTAAAGATGGTTCCTTTAGCTATAAGGTAGACCCTTATACACTTCGTTCTGGTGATTATGTTGTTCACAAGAAAGTTGGTATTGGAAGGTTTGTTGGTATCAAATTCGATGTTTCGATGAAATCTGTTGAGCCTACTGagtatgtttttatagagtatGCTGATGGAATGGCTAAGCTTCCTGTTAAACAGGCTTCTAAAATGCTCTATAGATATAGTCTGTGAGTTTTCTTTTGCACTCTTAAATAAATTAGccctttttttgttttttgtttaactTTTTAGAGGATGATGAAATAGGGAGTAAATAGGCATTTTAGTCATTGAAATTGTAATCTAGCcccttaaattgaaaatattaaccaatttagtccttttttctttctttcaaattttgcaCCACAATTTTGAAGGTTTTATGCTTGTTTTCATGCAGCAAAAGACTATAAGCTAATATGTATGTCTTTTATTGGTTTTGATGGTTGTTCACTTAATAACTATTTTGATGGAGGGACTAAATTGTTTGCTATTCTTTAAGGGACTAATATGCTactattttgtaaatttgaggGACTTAATTGACCGATTCTTACAATTTCAAAGACTAAATTGCCTATTTACTCTGAAATAGGAGTTTGAATTGCTTCAATGAAATATGAATGAGTTTGTTGATTGTTGTGGAAATTGGGGTGTTGCCTTTATTTACAGtccaaatgaaaacaaaaagcCTAGGACATTGAGCAAGTTGAATGATACTAGTGCGTgggagaaaagaaaaactaaaggGAAAGTTGCCATACAGAAGATGGTTGTTGATTTGATGGAACTCTATCTACATAGGCTTAAACAAAGAAGGCCACCCTATCCTAAGAGTCATGCCGTGGCTGAATTCGCCGCACAATTTCTTTATCAACCTACACCGGATCAGAAACAGGTGCCGTCATTTGTAAATGCTGCGTGCTTTTGTTGAAGGGGATTgcttaattaattatgattttatattatagttttacttttaaGCACCAATACATTAAAGCTCATATGTTGATATGGCTTGTTTGTCAATATTGTATGCTTATGTgataattatttagttatttcaTCATTTTCCAAATGCATATTCTTGCAGGCTTTTGTTGACGTTGAGAAGGATTTGACAGAGCGAGAAACTCCGATGGACAGATTAATTTGTGGAGATGTTGGTTTTGGTAAAACTGAGGTTGCACTGCGTGCTATCCAATGTGTTGTCTCAGCTAAAAAGCAAGCGATGGTTCTCGCACCAACTATAGTTctagcaaaacaacattttgATGTTATTTCAGAGCGCTTTTCTGTATATCCTGATATTAAAGTTGGACTACTAAGCAGGTTTCAGGTATGTATGACTATGATTATTTTTCCCATTTTAGTCATAGTTTTTGGCCAAATAATCATGAGTAATTTTCACTTTTATATCTATTACAGTCATTTCACTTATCCCACCCTACTTGCAGACCAGATCAGAAAAGGAAGGGTACTTGGAAATGATTAAGAGTGGTGACCTAGATATTATTGTTGGAACTCATTCGCTCCTTGGAAACCGTGTTGTTTATAACAATCTTGGCTTGCTTGTGGTTGATGAGGAACAGGTTTATACCAAATATTTGCAataaatattttcctttttgtgACTATAGTGTAACTCCTCTTCCCATCCACTAAGCAATGGTTTATTGCATTGCAGAGGTTTGGTGTCAAACAGAAGGAAAGGATTGCTTCTTTTAAAACTTCTGTGGACGTACTTACCTTATCCGCAACCCCCATACCACGGACGCTTTATTTAGCGTTGACAGGATTTCGTGATGCTAGGTAACAAGCCTTCCACAAATTTTGAAGGAAAATTTGTTGTGTATTGTTATCCTGGTCCTTTTGTACTAAATAAAAGATCTTTCAAATTTGTGTTGCACTTTTGTATTGAAAAAGTTACTCCCTCTGGTCTCAGATATAAAAGAAAGTGGATCAACAAAAATGGATGCATTTGGTCCACATTTTAGGTCAAaacatcaacttttgttgaccCAACTTTCTCTTATATTCAATACCAAGGAGTACTCTTTAAGCTGAAGACTAATCAAGAATCCATTTAGTTTGGCTAACCTCTAAGCTTAAGTAAAATACCATTGTAATTTCTATTTCAGTTTAATTTCAACTCCACCTCCAGAAAGAGTTCCTATCAAGACTCAGCTTTCTTCATTCAGTAAGGACAGAGTAGTATCAGCCATTAAGTATGAGCTGGATCGCTGTGGTCAAGTTTTTTATGTTCTGCCTCGTATTAAAGGTGATTCTCAACTAATCTTTTCTGAATATAGATccatatatatattgatttgtTATATAAGTCTTACCGATGTTAGTTATTGAATTGCAACCACAAAGTAATCCTAGTCTCAGTAGATTCAACTTTTAGAAATTCATTCACTAGATTGAACTGCATGAAGATCAGAATGCATGTGCCGCACTGAAAAATTCACTGGAAATTCAGTTGATATCTGTAGCGAAAGCAAGAGGAATCCTTAATTATGTCCAATTGAAACTCAGGATGCATTTTTTGTAGATATGTTTTCACAAATGTTAGGAATCCAAGATTTGGATTCTTAAGAAAGAATACTTTTATTAAGAGATAGGAGAGAAGTCTCTCCTCCAAGGTTTCCCCTTCACAATAGAGTCACTACTCTATTCAACAATTGTTTACAATATTCAAAGTTATCTCCACTAAGTACATAACTCCCTATTTATATACGAAAGTCCTAACTACCTTGTAACCAACTAACTATTATCGACTAATTCTACTAATCTAAGTCCTTAcaacaaataaatgaaaaaatgctACCTAGTTTTCAAGAATTTGCAAACGATAAACAGTGAGGAAAAGGAAAAAggtgacaattttgtaaattattgaAATCATATCCACTGATGTTGAAAattaaaacagaaaaataaaccAAACAACCCCTTACCTTCTATGAAGCTGATCTCATTGTATATATATTCTGAAAAATCATCTGAGAAATGCTAGGCCAGCAAAGTTGCAATTTTTAGGTCCCTATAGAAGTCTATtgatgtaaataaacaatataatGAGACTGGTCTAAGTCTCTCATTTTTGTGAATAAGTTTTATGCAAACTTAACATTAAAGGGTAGTTTAATTTCCTTATCTTACCGTTAGTGCATTTATTTTCATGAGACTAAAGAAAATATCACAAGCAGATTTTTACTATTAGATGACTATCACAGGCTTTTAAAGAGATTATATAAACAAATGCTGCCATTAAGTATATTCACTATTGTGCACCTATTGCAATATTGACTCTGGTTTCTCAAcaattgttttgttttcttACAGGACTTGACGAAGCAATGGAATTTCTTCAAGAGTCATTCCCCGATGTGGAAATAGCCGTTGCCCACGGGAAGGTATTTactacttttaattgcattgtAATTAAGTCTAAGGGATCTCATGTATCATTTATATACTTAGTTCACACAGTCATTATTCTTGTGATGAAGATGTGTGATTGTTTGGCTTTACCACCTCCAGAATTTAATTGTCTTGGATAAAaagtatatacattcatcataTTCAATAGACAAATAATGATATGTTGTCTGTgtaaatttgactttatttcTGGTGCAGCAATACTCAAAGCAATTAGAGGATACCATGGAGAAGTTTGCTCTAGGTGAAATAAAAATCCTTATCAGCACAAATATTGTTGAAAGTGGGCTTGATATTCAAAATGCAAACACCATCATCATTCAGGATGTTCAACAATTTGGCCTTGCACAGTTGTACCAGGTTTTGTTCTTCCTAATTTCATCTGATTTATTTTGGTTTAGATATTATCATATTCTTCTGTTGGTGATTCCAAGAATTATTTAGAACtgattattgttattatatttgcATTGTATTATGTTGCATTAACTTAGAATTTGGGAAATACCTAACACAACCCCCAACAACTAGCTCAAGGGGCGAGGATCTGAGGATGGCTCAAGTTTTATAAGGACTATTTTGACTATCTCTTTGTTCGATATAGGATCTAAACATATTGTAATGTCTCTGCCCGTGGGGACTGAGCAGATATAGATTAGTAGTACCATCCAGTAGTTTGGTTTTGGAGTAATTGTTGTTTTACTTCGAACTTGAAATTGTTTCTATTGTAACTTCGGCTTAGAGCCTAATTCAATCCCACAAAACTGAGCTGTATGATGAAGACCTCCCGTCCAACAATAAAAGTATGGTTTGGAAGCCCTAAGAATAATAAATAGGTGTCATATATGGAAAAAACCTTGTGATCCATGGCATACACAATATTGTTAGAGAAGCAAAACCTTTCTTGAGCGGCTAAGCCTTCACCTAACAACTTAACTTCTTGGGATAGTTTGCTCCTTGACATAGTATGAGAGACTTTGACCAAAGTGGTCCTTGACACTCTTATTtgtctaaataaaaattagaacttTAGCACAAAGTAGAATGGGTCTATGCTTTTGTAGTGCACTTAaagttcaaataatttaaatgagaAGGCGTGCTAAAGATATAAAACCAATCTTGAGCCTTCACCTAATAACTCAGTATTTGGAAATTAGGATATTTGAAGCTTGACAAATATGACGTAGCTCTTTACAAAGAACgaatatttttaactttgttATCCAAAATCAAAAGACAAAAGTACCTATATGCATTTGTTAAAGTTTCTCACATTTTTTGCGGGAACAAAGAGGCaagttagataaaaaaaatagtttcacTAATATTGGCAATTTGTCTTTTTTCAATGCTGGTAGTTGCGTGGAAGGGTTGGGCGAGCAGACAAGGAAGCATATGCATACTTATTTTATCCTGATAAGAATCTGCTCTCTGATCAAGCATTGGTATGTTCTGGTGAATCTTTACCTTTTATTTCTGAAACATATAACATGAAATAATGCTCAATTAATCagatatgataaataaatgtCATAAAACAAAGTGTATTTCATACTACTAGAGTATTATTTTCTaaacttcaatttatttttacatttgaaATATTGAAAATCAGTTGCGAAATAATGCCTAAAACTAACATTCTCCTTAGTGATTGCCTATAGGAGAGGCTTGCAGCTCTTGAAGAATGCCGTGAACTCGGTCAAGGCTTCCAACTAGCCGAGAGAGACATGGGTATAAGAGGTTTTGGTACTATTTTTGGTGAACAACAAACAGGAGATGTTGGAAATGTTGGCATTGATCTGTTCTTTGAGATGCTCTTTGAGAGTTTATCCAAGGTAAAATTTGATTTGTGGTATGTTTCTTTCTTTGTGCCACCATTTCTAGTTAAAATACAAGtattcttttgtttattttgcaTGAACTGTTGGCTAAAAAACGGATACAATATTCAATTGTAATGACAACTTTCATTCTAACAGGGCTTAtcctattatttttttcttccaggTTGAAGATCATCGAGTTGTATCGGTTCCTTACCACTCAGTGCAGGTATGCatatttgagaaaaatgtacCATGAACATAACTAATGGTTAATACATGTTTACCTGAATGCAGACTAAATGATCACAGAAGTAAAATCTTACACTGTTTTTTCTTGGTTGAGATGAAACAGAAAATAGTACTGAAAGTATGTTGCAGCTAAATATTTTCTTTGACAATTCAGATGATAATGGTGTTTTAGGTCCACATTTATTCCCTACTTTTTGTGGGAAATTAGTATTGGGTCATCTATCATTTATTACTCTGTTAATTGAATCAATAGGTAATTAGGTATACTCTTGATTCAACTAAACAATTTACTGGATATGAACCGACTCAGAATTATAGAAACATAATTATCAATGATTTTGGAATTCCTCATTAATATAGAGATGTTGCAGTTGAtgcattttatatttctttattatttaggtTGACTTAAATATCAATCCACACCTCCCTTCCGAGTACATAAATCATCTCGACAACCCTATGGAAATAATAAATGAAGCTGAGCGTGTCGCTGACAAAGACATCTGGAGTCTAATGCAATTTACAGAGAATTTGCGCCGCCAATATGGCAAGGAGCCTCGCCCGATGGAGATTATCTTAAAGAAGCTTTACTTGAGGAGAATGGCAGCTGATATAGGTGTAACCAGAATATACTCTTCAGGGAAGACAGTATTTATGAAAACAAACATGAGTAAAAAGGTTTTCAAGATGATGACAGAGTCGATGACATcggatatatataaaaattcattacTTCTTGAGGGTGACCAAATTAAGGTGATTTTCTATTCTCCCTTCCTTTCTTAATTTCTTTAATCAGTGATCTTTGTTAATCACTTTTGTATTGTGTCTGTCTATTCTGTTCTGTTTTTTCCAACATCATAAAAGGTTTTTTTCATCTTCAACGCATTCCCACACAATATTGATTAGTATATAGTCAATCTGatcatttttttaacaacattTTTCTTATCGATTTTTGCGGTGCAGGCCGAACTTCTTTTAGAGCTACCAAAAGAACAACTTCTTAATTGGATCTTTAACTGCATGGCTGAACTTCATGCTTCACTAGCAGCCCTCATAAAGTACTAGATTCTTTGCCGGTTCGGTTCTACCAACATGTAAGTTGGAACCTCGACTCGCAGCTTATATCacacaaattataaatatcGGGCAGATTTACTATGTCAAAAGGCCGCGAACTAACCATGGCGGACGCAGAACAAGATTTGTGTTGCATGATCGACTTTGCAGCACTGGACATCAAAGCACAGAGCTACATCAGTGTGGATAGTTACAAGCTGCAAGCAAGCACCTCGGTGTTGTCCAAATTTTGCATGCATTATACACAGGACATGGACATGAAAAACAAGAAGGAAAACAGTTATTGACATGATTAGCTTCAATCTTGCACTCATAAAACAACTTCACTTTCAATAGCTACATACAAGGACCTAAAGTTCTCATCAAGTAAAAGTTGTAAAACTTAATCAAAATGTGCATAAATTACCTTGTATACATCAAGgagtaaattattttattaccaCACACATTCTTCTTCTCACTTTTTGTTGTATTAAGGTTTCATTAGTTACCTGATCTAGAGAAATTCAGTGTAAAGATTTGGAATCTCATTCTAACTAATACATTGATGAATTAAATGGTTGCATTTTTGTTGGATATTATTAAGAAATGTTTATAATTCCTTCTATGAtcagtttattttttaatcaaattgtaGTGTATACCAAAGCTTTCAACAAATGACTAatcattaataaaaacaaaatgactAATCACTATAAAtgctttattaaaaaatattactaatcacTGCTGTGGTGTGTGACTGTTATAGAGTGgtttgtgagtttttttttgttcttccaCCCAAAACTCGTcactcaaaatataaatttaacccaaaataaaaataaaaaaatcaagtattttctctttaaaattcaattttattaaaatttctctaattttcttaACTTTAAAACTATCTAATGTTTCAAATTTATTGTAAACTCGAATATTTGgaaaaacaaatgaaatatttaGAAGTTTTAAGCATAGAAAATGAATGTTATgtttacttaattttaaaaaaatcaatattaagtTTAATATAACTAGTTTAAAAATGTGCAAAATACAAAGTCAGGGTTTGGAAAATTAAAAAAGAGTTATATTATTTCAACATACAAATCAAATATTGTATATCAGACAACATATAAAATCCACACAAATATTACATGCATAATTATTAAAACAAGTCTAAACTATATCTCATTAAAAAATCAGAGTATTACGGTTTGATACTCAAACTCTAGGATTTTTAGCTTCTACAAATTCACGTTCAATGTACACATAGAGACGAGAAAATTCCACATAACGTGGATCCAAACATACTAAAATTTTGCATATAGTTAATAAGgtttaaaaacttaattaaacTGAAATGCAAGGGAGGTGGAGGGaatatattatatgtgtataCTAAATCAGTGAAATAATTGATGTATGCATTGCAGATCAAATTGGATAAGAATGAAGATAGGTTGCTTCCGCATCTAAATTCTTATCGAATTATATATAATGcgttaacttttttaattaaacgTGATCTCACGTTAAGCACTAATGTCGTCGCATGCAatgaaataaaatcaatattatactTCCAAAGTTCCAAACAAGAGAAGAAAAGACTTCTTATATCCAGTTTACTTTaagtagagaaaaaaaatgtaatatgagttaatgaaaatatatttttgaaattaataaaaatattttaaaaaaatgtaaa from Cicer arietinum cultivar CDC Frontier isolate Library 1 chromosome 3, Cicar.CDCFrontier_v2.0, whole genome shotgun sequence encodes:
- the LOC101489915 gene encoding ATP-dependent DNA helicase At3g02060, chloroplastic, giving the protein MASLFPSPRHISSTTPFIPKLTSFPKSNNLFILNYPFHHKKLLFPPLFSPIAVYTQGLYTPSSPSKKTDKIDPENDPISILNERIRREYGKREVSRTVMDTEEADKYIQMVKEQQQRGLQKLKGDREGKDGSFSYKVDPYTLRSGDYVVHKKVGIGRFVGIKFDVSMKSVEPTEYVFIEYADGMAKLPVKQASKMLYRYSLPNENKKPRTLSKLNDTSAWEKRKTKGKVAIQKMVVDLMELYLHRLKQRRPPYPKSHAVAEFAAQFLYQPTPDQKQAFVDVEKDLTERETPMDRLICGDVGFGKTEVALRAIQCVVSAKKQAMVLAPTIVLAKQHFDVISERFSVYPDIKVGLLSRFQTRSEKEGYLEMIKSGDLDIIVGTHSLLGNRVVYNNLGLLVVDEEQRFGVKQKERIASFKTSVDVLTLSATPIPRTLYLALTGFRDASLISTPPPERVPIKTQLSSFSKDRVVSAIKYELDRCGQVFYVLPRIKGLDEAMEFLQESFPDVEIAVAHGKQYSKQLEDTMEKFALGEIKILISTNIVESGLDIQNANTIIIQDVQQFGLAQLYQLRGRVGRADKEAYAYLFYPDKNLLSDQALERLAALEECRELGQGFQLAERDMGIRGFGTIFGEQQTGDVGNVGIDLFFEMLFESLSKVEDHRVVSVPYHSVQVDLNINPHLPSEYINHLDNPMEIINEAERVADKDIWSLMQFTENLRRQYGKEPRPMEIILKKLYLRRMAADIGVTRIYSSGKTVFMKTNMSKKVFKMMTESMTSDIYKNSLLLEGDQIKAELLLELPKEQLLNWIFNCMAELHASLAALIKY